The Nocardioides campestrisoli genome includes a window with the following:
- a CDS encoding molybdenum cofactor biosynthesis protein MoaE, translated as MSAADPVRLVDLRESPLDVAEVLAALDDPSAGGLTLFVGRVRDHDGGRGVQALDYSAHPSALDRLREVARRVAEEHDVLGVAAVHRVGSLAIGDLAVVVATTAAHRDEAFRASRALIDTLKAEVPVWKHQRFDDGDDEWVGTP; from the coding sequence GTGAGCGCTGCTGACCCGGTCCGGCTGGTCGACCTGCGGGAGTCCCCGCTCGACGTCGCGGAGGTGCTGGCCGCCCTCGACGACCCGTCCGCGGGCGGGCTCACCCTGTTCGTCGGGCGGGTGCGGGACCACGACGGTGGCCGCGGCGTGCAGGCGCTGGACTACTCCGCCCACCCCAGTGCCCTGGACCGGCTGCGCGAGGTGGCGCGCCGGGTGGCCGAGGAGCACGACGTGCTCGGGGTCGCCGCGGTGCACCGGGTCGGGTCCTTGGCGATCGGCGACCTGGCCGTCGTGGTCGCGACCACCGCCGCGCACCGCGACGAGGCGTTCCGTGCCTCCCGCGCCCTGATCGACACCCTCAAGGCCGAGGTCCCGGTGTGGAAGCACCAGCGCTTCGACGACGGCGACGACGAGTGGGTCGGCACCCCCTGA
- a CDS encoding YlbL family protein → MSQRTVAGVLAVPLLIGLWAAALFTPLPYVTYEPGITVDLLSETEDGELLQVQGHKTYRDDGEMLLTTVYVSRPKATVNLFEVVRAWIDDDDAVVPYDAVYDSGTTPEESEQRGAMLMATSQETAVAVALREAGFEVEESVQVSEVSEGMPAEGVLEVGDELLEVGGREVTSSQDVVDAVSAAPAGEQLALLVRRDGREVPLEVSPREVDGTPRLGIMTGYGFDLPFEVTLDVDPAIGGSSAGMMFALSVYDTLTPGSLTGGQVIAGTGTVDDQGQVGPIGGIAQKIAAARDEGARLFLVPPDNCGEALGADPDDMRLVRAETVSSALDSLERWVEDPDADLPRCERSSE, encoded by the coding sequence ATGAGTCAACGGACCGTGGCGGGTGTTCTCGCCGTGCCGTTGCTCATCGGGCTCTGGGCGGCGGCACTCTTCACGCCCCTGCCCTACGTCACCTACGAGCCCGGGATCACCGTCGACCTGCTCTCCGAGACCGAGGACGGCGAGCTGTTGCAGGTCCAGGGACACAAGACGTACCGCGACGACGGCGAGATGCTGCTGACGACCGTCTACGTCTCCCGGCCCAAGGCCACCGTCAACCTCTTCGAGGTGGTCCGCGCCTGGATCGACGACGACGACGCCGTCGTGCCCTACGACGCGGTGTACGACTCCGGCACCACGCCCGAGGAGTCCGAGCAGCGCGGCGCCATGCTGATGGCCACCTCCCAGGAGACCGCGGTCGCGGTCGCCCTGCGCGAGGCGGGGTTCGAGGTCGAGGAGTCGGTCCAGGTGAGCGAGGTCTCCGAGGGCATGCCCGCCGAGGGCGTCCTCGAGGTCGGCGACGAGCTGCTCGAGGTCGGCGGGCGTGAGGTGACCAGCAGCCAGGACGTGGTGGACGCCGTCAGCGCCGCCCCGGCCGGTGAGCAGCTGGCGCTCCTCGTGCGACGCGACGGCCGGGAGGTTCCGCTCGAGGTCTCGCCGCGGGAGGTGGACGGCACCCCGCGCCTGGGCATCATGACCGGCTACGGCTTCGACCTCCCCTTCGAGGTCACCCTGGACGTCGACCCCGCCATCGGCGGGTCGAGCGCCGGGATGATGTTCGCGCTCTCGGTCTACGACACGCTCACCCCCGGCTCGCTGACCGGCGGCCAGGTGATCGCCGGTACCGGGACGGTCGACGACCAGGGCCAGGTCGGGCCCATCGGGGGGATCGCCCAGAAGATCGCCGCGGCCCGGGACGAGGGCGCGCGACTCTTCCTGGTACCGCCCGACAACTGCGGGGAGGCGCTCGGCGCCGACCCCGACGACATGCGCCTGGTCCGGGCCGAGACCGTGAGCTCGGCCCTGGACTCGCTGGAGCGCTGGGTCGAGGACCCGGACGCCGACCTGCCCCGTTGTGAGAGGAGCTCGGAGTGA